The genomic window TTAAACCGAAAACTACCAGGGTGGAATGCGTGGTCAATCGCTTATGACCGGTTGACTCTCCGCCAGGCACACCCCGCCTCCACCGCGCTTGGCCTGGTACATGTAGGTGTCGGCGGCCCGGATCAGCTCGGTCACCTCGGTGCCGTGCTCCGGGAACAGGGCGACGCCGATGCTGGCGCCGATGCGTACCGGCTCGCCCTCGATGTCGAAGGGTTCCCGCAGCCGCTCGCAGATCCGGGTGCCGACCGAGGCCGCCGCCGCATGGTCCGGGTCGCCGGTCAGCAGCACCGCGAACTCGTCACCGCCGAGCCGGGCCACCAGGTCGGGCCGCCGCACCACACCCTGCAGGCGTTTGGCGACCAGTTGCAGCAGTACGTCACCGGCGTGGTGGCCGATGGTGTCGTTGACCTGCTTGAACCCGTTCAGGTCGAGCAGCAGCAGAGCCACCCGGGTGCCGGTGCCGGAGGCGATCTCCACCGCGGACTCGGCCCGGTCCAGCAGCATCTTGCGGTTCGGCAGACCGGTCAGCGAGTCGTGGTTCGCCTGCCGGGTCAGTTCGCTCATGTGTACCGCGGCGGCTTCCCGCATCCGGGCACTGTCCATGATCAGGGTGCCTTCGAAGGCGAGTTGCTGCGCGAAGATCCGGTCCTGGGCGGTCCAGTCCCGGGTGCCGCTGGAGTCGCCGCACATCACGATGCCGACCGGGCCCTGCCCGGACATCAGCGGCATCGCGATGAACGACTGGAAACCGATCGACTGGATCAGGCCACCGGCCCGGACCTTCGTGGCGCCGGCGTCTGCGACCAGCATCGGCTCGCCCTTCTCGGCGGCGTTGCGCCACACCGGGGAGTCGGCGGCGGCCTGGCCCAGCAGGTTCCCGGTCACCGACCGCAGGGTCTCCTCGGGGAATCCGACCCCGTGCACGTACCGGATCCGGCCTTCGGCGTCGATCAGGTGCAGTGCGGCGTGTTCGGTGCGGAACGCGGTCGCACACGAGCGGGCCAGCAGTTCCGCCGCCGATTCCACGTCGTCGGCGTTCATGCCCTGTTCGAACATCTCCCGGATGGTGGCGCTGCTGTGCGCGACGAACTGCCGCTGCTTCTCCGCCGCCAGCCCTTGCAGGGTGGTGGCGAAGTGCAGGGCCATCGTCGAGACGGTGTCGAGCTGTAGCTGGTCCAGGGCCGGGCCGGTGAGCAGCAGTACGCCGACGGTCTGCCCGCCGATGCGCAGCCGGACCGACATCTGTTCGCCGTTGACCACCGGTTTGCCGCCGGCCGGGGCCCGGAACACCTTGCCGGCGACTAGTTGGTCGCGCCGGCCGGGTTCACCGATCCGGGCGCTGACCGTCATCATGCCGGTCTCCGAGTCCAGCTCGAACACGGTGGCGGCGGTCAGCCCGGCGATCGCCCGCAGGTGCGGGGCGGTCAGGTCGAGGACGTGCTGCACCGAGGGGGTGTCCTTGGTCATGAATGCCACCAGTTCGGCCAGCAACAGTCCGTGCCGGTCCGGCATCATGATCTGGCCGCCGGCCCCTTCCACCTCGGGACCGGCAGTCTGCATCTCGCTGCCCACGCTCATGGCACTAGGGTCGGCATCGCCGGGCCTGGGTTGAGTCACCGGGCACGAGTTGAGGGTCGCAATATGGGTGCGGTTCATCGGGACACCCGCCTCGCATGTCGCGGGGGCATGAACTCTCAGTTGCCTCGTTGTTTCGGAGTGATTGCGCTGGGAGCGCTCCCATGC from Actinoplanes derwentensis includes these protein-coding regions:
- a CDS encoding sensor domain-containing diguanylate cyclase; translated protein: MSVGSEMQTAGPEVEGAGGQIMMPDRHGLLLAELVAFMTKDTPSVQHVLDLTAPHLRAIAGLTAATVFELDSETGMMTVSARIGEPGRRDQLVAGKVFRAPAGGKPVVNGEQMSVRLRIGGQTVGVLLLTGPALDQLQLDTVSTMALHFATTLQGLAAEKQRQFVAHSSATIREMFEQGMNADDVESAAELLARSCATAFRTEHAALHLIDAEGRIRYVHGVGFPEETLRSVTGNLLGQAAADSPVWRNAAEKGEPMLVADAGATKVRAGGLIQSIGFQSFIAMPLMSGQGPVGIVMCGDSSGTRDWTAQDRIFAQQLAFEGTLIMDSARMREAAAVHMSELTRQANHDSLTGLPNRKMLLDRAESAVEIASGTGTRVALLLLDLNGFKQVNDTIGHHAGDVLLQLVAKRLQGVVRRPDLVARLGGDEFAVLLTGDPDHAAAASVGTRICERLREPFDIEGEPVRIGASIGVALFPEHGTEVTELIRAADTYMYQAKRGGGGVCLAESQPVISD